Proteins encoded by one window of Macaca mulatta isolate MMU2019108-1 chromosome 10, T2T-MMU8v2.0, whole genome shotgun sequence:
- the EMILIN3 gene encoding EMILIN-3 precursor (The RefSeq protein has 6 substitutions compared to this genomic sequence), whose product MGRRRLPVWLCAVAALLSGAQAKGTPLLARPAPPGASRYSLYTTGWRPRLRPGPHKALCAYVVHRNVTCILQEGAESYVKAEYRQCGWGPKCPGTVTYRTVLRPKYKVGYKTVTELAWRCCPGFTGERCPEHLTDHGAAPPQLEPEPQIPSGQLGPGPRPPSYSRAVPSPHGRKGPGLFGERLERLEGDVQRLAQTYGTLSGLVASHEDPNRMTGGPRAPAAPVGFGVIPEGLVDPGDRARGPLTPPLDEILSKVTEVSNTLRTKVQLLDKVHGLALGHEAHLQRLREAPPSPLTSLALLEEYVDRRLHRLWGSLLDGFEQKLQGVQSECDLRVQEVRRQCEEGQAASRRLHQSLDGRELALRQELSQLGSQLQGLNVAGRGSCCGQLALINARMDGLERTLQAVTENQRGPGAPARDELTRLSAAMLEGGVDGLLEGLEMLNGTEGGARGCCLRLEMGGWGAGGSGTMLEERVQSLEERLVTLAGELSRDSAPPGRSARPLVQTELAVLEQRLVSLETSCAPSTTSAILDNLVAEVKAWQSRSEALLRQVASHAALLQQLNGTVAEVQGQLAEGTGSSLQGEITLLKVNLNSVSKSLTGLSDSVSQYSDAFLAANTSLDERERKVEAEVHAIQEQVSSQGSRLQAGHRQVLNLRGELEQLKAGVAKVASGLSRCQDTAQKLQHTVGHFDQRVAQVEGACRRLGLLAAGLDSLSTEPLRSGEGLWSHVDQLNRTLAQHTQDIARLRDDLLDCQAQLAEQARPGKAN is encoded by the exons ATGGGCCGCCGCCGCCTGCCCGTCTGGCTGTGCGCCGTCGCGGCGCTGCTCTCGGGGGCGCAGGCCAAGGGCACCCCGCTCCTGGCGCGGCCCGCGCCACCCGGTGCCTCCCGCTACAGTCTCTACACGACGGGATGGCGCCCGCGGCTGCGCCCGGGGCCGCACAA GGCCCTCTGTGCCTATGTGGTGCACAGGAATGTGACCTGCATCCTACAGGAGGGAGCGGAGAGCTACGTAAAGGCTGAATACCGGCAGTGTGGATGGGGGCCCAAGTGCCCGGGGACAGTCAC GTACCGCACAGTACTCAGACCCAAATACAAAGTTGGCTACAAGACAGTGACAGAACTCGCCTGGCGTTGCTGTCCTGGCTTCACTGGGGAACGCTGCCCTGAGCACCTCACGGACCATGGGGCTGCCCCACCCCAGCTGGAGCCTGAGCCTCAGATTCCTTCGGGGCAGCTGGGCCCAGGTCCCAGGCCCCCTTCCTACAGCAGAGCAGTCCCCAGTCCTCACG GAAGGAAAGGCCCAGGGCTGTTTGGTGAGCGGCTGGAACGCCTGGAGGGTGATGTCCAGCGCCTGGCCCAAACATATGGTACCCTCAGTGGCCTGGTGGCCAGCCACGAGGACCCCAATAGGATGACTGGTGGCCCCCGGGCTCCTGCTGCCCCTGTGGGCTTTGGGGTCATCCCTGAGGGGCTTGtggacccaggagacagagccagaGGGCCGCTAACACCTCCCTTGGACGAGATCCTAAGCAAGGTGACAGAGGTGAGCAACACTCTTCGGACCAAGGTGCAGCTTCTAGACAAAGTGCATGGGCTGGCACTCGGCCATGAGGCCCACCTGCAGCGGCTGCGGGAAGCCCCACCATCCCCCCTCACCTCCCTGGCCCTGCTGGAGGAGTATGTGGACCGACGGCTGCACCGACTCTGGGGGAGCCTGCTGGATGGCTTCGAGCAGAAGCTGCAAGGCGTCCAGAGTGAGTGCGACCTGCGAGTGCAGGAGGTGCGGCGGCAATGTGAGGAGGGTCAGGCCGCCAGCCGGAGGCTGCACCAGAGCCTCGATGGCCGGGAGCTAGCCCTGCGCCAGGAGCTGTCACAGCTGGGCAGCCAGCTGCAGGGCCTGAATGTGGCTGGCAGGGGCAGCTGCTGTGGCCAACTAGCCTTGATCAATGCCCGTATGGATGGCCTTGAGAggaccctgcaggcagtcacCGAGACCCAAAGGGGCCCCGGTGCCCCAGCCAGGGATGAGCTTACGAGGCTGTCTGCTGCCATGCTCGAGGGAGGTGTGGACGGGCTGCTTGAGGGTCTGGAGATGCTCAATGGGACAGAGGGTGGAGCAAGGGGATGCTGTCTGAGGTTGGAGAtcggggggtggggagcaggtggCTCTGGGACTATGCTGGAAGAGCGCGTGCAGAGCCTCGAGGAGCGCCTAGTGACATTGGCTGGGGAGCTAGGCCGTGACAGCGCCCCTCCAGGCAGGTCAGCTCGACCCCTCGTGCAGACAGAGCTGGCCGTGCTGGAGCAACGGTTGGTTTCACTGGAGACTTCGTGCACCCCGAGCACCACCTCAGCCATCCTGGACAACCTCGTGGCAGAGGTGAAGGCCTGGCAGAGCCGGAGCGAGGCCCTCCTACGCCAGGTGGCCAGCCACGCAGCATTGCTCCAGCAGCTCAATGGCACTGTGGCCGAGGTCCAGGGACAGCTGGCAGAAGGGACGGGCAGCTCACTCCAAGGCGAGATCACTCTGCTCAAGGTCAATCTGAACTCAGTGAGCAAGTCGCTCACAGGCCTCAGTGACTCTGTCAGCCAGTACTCTGATGCCTTCTTGGCTGCCAACACGTCCCTGGATGAGCGGGAACGCAAGGTGGAAGCCGAAGTCCACGCCATCCAGGAGCAGGTCAGCAGCCAAGGCTCCAGGCTTCAGGCTGGCCACAGGCAGGTCCTGAACCTGCGGGGGGAGCTGGAGCAACTCAAGGCTGGTGTGGCCAAGGTGGCCAGTGGGCTGAGCCGCTGCCAGGACACAGCCCAGAAACTTCAGCACACAGTGGGACACTTTGACCAGCGGGTGGCACAAGTGGAGGGTGCgtgcaggaggctgggcctgctGGCTGCGGGCCTGGACAGCTTGTCCACTGAGccactgaggtccagagagggcCTGTGGAGCCATGTGGACCAACTGAATCATACGCTGGCCCAGCACACACAGGACATTGCCCGCCTCCGCGACGACCTACTGGACTGCCAGGCCCAGCTGGCTGAGCAGGCACGGCCAGGGAAAGCCAACTAG